A stretch of Passer domesticus isolate bPasDom1 chromosome 23, bPasDom1.hap1, whole genome shotgun sequence DNA encodes these proteins:
- the SCN3B gene encoding sodium channel subunit beta-3 produces MAALPRLLCAAALALLLWAGFCSSVCVEVPSETEAVQGKDMKLLCISCMKREEVTASTVVEWFYRPNGGKDEPIYEYRKTNHEFPSRFSGRIQWNGSKDMQDVSITVLNVTLNDSGVYTCNITREFEFEIHRPLFQSSRVIHLTVVEEAGEDFTSVISEIMMYILLVFLTLWLLIEMIYCYRKVSKAEEAAQENATDYLAIPSENKENCAVPVEE; encoded by the exons ATGGCTGCGCTGCCGCGGCTGCTCTGCGCGGCCGCGCTcgccctgctgctctggg ctggATTTTGTTCCTCCGTGTGTGTGGAAGTCCCATCTGAGACAGAGGCTGTCCAAGGGAAAGACATGAAGCTGCTCTGCATCTCCTGCATGAAGAGGGAAGAGGTGACAGCCAGCACGGTGGTGGAATGGTTCTACAGGCCCAACGGGGGGAAGGATGAGCCT ATCTACGAGTACAGGAAAACAAACCACGAATTCCCAAGCCGCTTCAGCGGGCGGATCCAGTGGAACGGCAGCAAAGACATGCAGGACGTGTCCATCACCGTGCTGAACGTGACCCTGAACGACTCGGGCGTCTACACCTGCAACATCACCCGCGAGTTCGAGTTCGAGATCCACCGGCCCCTCTTCCAGAGCTCCAGGGTGATCCACCTCACCGTGGTGGAGGAGG CTGGAGAAGACTTCACCTCTGTCATCTCAGAAATTATGATGTATATTCTGCTGGTCTTCCTCACGCTCTGGCTGCTGATTGAGATGATCTATTGCTACAGGAAAGTCTCCAAGGCAGAGGAGGCTGCCCAGGAAAATGC GACAGACTACCTTGCAATTCCATCGGAAAACAAGGAGAactgtgctgtgcctgtggaGGAGTAG